Genomic window (Akkermansiaceae bacterium):
AACGACACGGGGACTTCGACACTTTGCCCGGCGGCGGAGTTCGCCCAGGCAAGCCAGAGGTTGTCGGCTGTTTTCGAACCAATCCCCGGCAGCAGCAAAACAAAGCGCTTGAAGCTGACTTCGTCCCGGCCATTGACCACAAACCGAATCATCGCCGAGACATCCTTGATATGGGCCTGCTCGAAAAACCTCAGCCCACTGGTGATCTGGAAGGGCAAATCGCGGCGCGTCAGCTCCATCTGGATCTCCATACTCTGGTAGTGGGCGCGGTAGAGCACGGCGATCTCGTTGGGTTCAATCCCCTCACCGATCAACTCGTCGATCCGCTCAGCGAGAAACCCGGCCTGGGTCGACGGGTCATCGAGCGCCACCAGCGCCGGCACCATCGCCCCCCCTTCGCGGGCGGGTTTGAGCTCTTTCTCGAATTGGGTTTTGTTAGGACGGATCGCGGCATTCGACAGCTCGAGCACCTCGGGAACCGACCGGTAGTTGGTCTCGATTTTAAACACCTGGGCAGCAGGATACTTCTCCTGAAAACTGAGGATGTTCGCCATATCGGCACCACGCCACGAGTAAATCGACTGGGCATCGTCGCCCACGACCATGAGGTATTGTTTTTCACCGACCAACAGATCGATCAGATCGCACTGCACCTTGTTAGTATCCTGATACTCATCGACGAGTATGTGGCGGAATTTCTTCTGATAGAGCTGGCGCAGGTCCTGATGTTCCTGCAGGAGTTTGAGCGTCTGGATGAGAAGGTCATCAAAGTCCATCGAGTTGGTGGCCTTCTTTTTCTTCCGGTAGCCCTTGCGGACTTTCTTGATTTCCTCCAGCCACTCTTCAAGGTGGGGATATCGGAGCTCGATAATATCATCGAGCGATTCGTAGGTATTTTCCGCCAGACTGAAAATGGAAGCCAGCAAGTCGGCCTTCGGAAAACGCCGGCCACCGGTATGGATGTTGAGTCCCTTGACCACTTCGGTCAGCAAGGACTTCTGGTCGTCCCGGTCGAGGATGGAAAACGACCGGGTAAAGCCAAGGTCATCAGCGTGCCGGCGCAGGATGCGGTTACCGATCGAGTGGAAGGTGCCGCTCCAGAGGTTGCTGATATCCTGTGGCACCAACTGCTCGACCCGCTCCAGCATTTCACGCGCCGCTTTGTTGGTGAATGTCAGCAGCAGGATATTGCCCGCATCGACTCCCTGATCGAGAAGATAGGCTACCCTGTGGGTCAGCGTACGGGTTTTTCCGGACCCGGCACCGGCAATGACCAGGGCGGGACCGGGCTGGGAACTCACCGCGGCGTACTGTTGCTCGTTGAGTTCGGCTGCATAATCGATCCCCGACGGGTTACCGCCTGTCTGTTTACCAGATTTTATCCTGTATTCTCGCGCCATGGATGGGGAATTTAGCAGCGAAGCGGCGAATGAGAAGTGGCAATATGAGACAATATGAGACAATGTCTACAATCCCACACCCTTCCAAACCATCAGCTTTGGAAAAATGTCACCAACCGTGCCGCTGCCTTACAACGTCAACCGCATCCATGTAATGCTGCCACTGCCGCGGCTTACAGCAATTGATTGAACGTATAGGAAAGCGGATTTATGCCGCGATCTCGTAATGCTCGGCGATGTCGCGGAGAATACGGTCACGACGGTCACGGGCGCTATCAAGGTCACGTGTTTTCAGGGAAAACCTGAGACGCTCGGAGGTGGCGTCGTTTTTGTGCACCGTGAGGTGGCACCACCACACACCGCGGTTGTTCCACAGGTGATGGTTGGGGTTTTCTTCATTCACACGCAGAGCTAATCTTGTTTTTGATTTGGCCATATTGTTGTTCTTGTTAACTGGGTATCTGTCGTTGCGTCCACCCGCGCCTCCATTGTTTGAGGCTCCGGGGCGGATGGGGTGTATTTTTCCGAAAGGGGGTCTTTTTTAGGGGCGGCGTCATATAGTGCTTTTCCCGCAGGCTTGCAACCCTTTTTATTCTGGGAAATCAGAGCTTTCAAGTGTTTTTTGTTATTACCTTAATGATTTTACTAATGTTTCACCGGTTTGTCAGGTCCACAGCCTTCTATCTCCCCTTCGCAGCAAAAAACGTTCCATCTTTGCAAGATACGTATTTGAGCCGCTAAACAGCTGTCGGAGCGGCCCCAAGGCCGACTCCCGTCGAGCCCATCAATCCAGGCCTCGTCAGATGGATTCGATGGCATCACTGACACGGGCAATCAGGTCGTCCGGTGCTTCCGAGCCCACCGAGATCCGGATTAAATGCCTGTCGACCCCACAGCCCTCGACCCATTCCAACTCATCATAGTGAGCCAGCAGGGTGTATGGACACGCCAAGGTGAAATCAGTCCCCAGGCTCGGCCCCTTGGACAACCTCAGGGCATCAAAAAACCTGGCTGATTTTTTCCGGTTTTTCAATACAAAGGAAATCAGCCCACCAAAGCCCCCACCCTTGCGTTTGATGGCATTGTATTGCGTGGTCGTTGTGTACTTAGGATACCAGACAGCCTCGACGGCGGGACAGGTGATCAAATAATCAGCCAGTGCCTCGCCCCCGGCATTCGATTCCCTCATCCGGCG
Coding sequences:
- a CDS encoding ATP-dependent helicase, with amino-acid sequence MAREYRIKSGKQTGGNPSGIDYAAELNEQQYAAVSSQPGPALVIAGAGSGKTRTLTHRVAYLLDQGVDAGNILLLTFTNKAAREMLERVEQLVPQDISNLWSGTFHSIGNRILRRHADDLGFTRSFSILDRDDQKSLLTEVVKGLNIHTGGRRFPKADLLASIFSLAENTYESLDDIIELRYPHLEEWLEEIKKVRKGYRKKKKATNSMDFDDLLIQTLKLLQEHQDLRQLYQKKFRHILVDEYQDTNKVQCDLIDLLVGEKQYLMVVGDDAQSIYSWRGADMANILSFQEKYPAAQVFKIETNYRSVPEVLELSNAAIRPNKTQFEKELKPAREGGAMVPALVALDDPSTQAGFLAERIDELIGEGIEPNEIAVLYRAHYQSMEIQMELTRRDLPFQITSGLRFFEQAHIKDVSAMIRFVVNGRDEVSFKRFVLLLPGIGSKTADNLWLAWANSAAGQSVEVPVSFSETLLTFRVPAKAKDTWEQLCHTLDELAPGGEFERPSNMIFSILEGVYEDYMRGTFDNYEHRKQDIEQLMQYGENYEDVLEFLAQLSLMSSVDGEPDGKPGRGGKDGRKDDSIMLSSIHQAKGLEWKVVFVVWLADGMFPNRRVIDSGDMEMFEEERRLFYVAVTRAKDQLYLTYPMTNPKSYTGEYMTKPSRFLDAIPTDLTEEWQVSAW